The Streptomyces halobius genomic interval GACGTGGCGGACTTCCCGGTGCCGCACGGCCGTGAGGAGGAGTGGCGCTTCACGCCCCTCGCCCGGCTGCGGGGCCTGCACGACGGCACCGCCGTCGCGGGCGGCGCCGACCTGAAGATCGACATCTCCGCGCCCGAGGGCGTCACCCACGAGCTCGTGGGCCGCGAGGACGCGCGGGTCGGCAAGGCCGGCAAGCCCGTGGACCGGGTCGCCGCGCAGGCGTACAGCTCCTTCGAGAAGGCATCGGTGATCACGGTCCCCAAGGAGACCGTGCTCCCCGAGCCGATCCGGATCACCGTGCACGGCGAGGGCGGCACCGCCTTCGGCCACCAGGTGATCGAGCTGGGCGCGTTCGCCGAGGCCGTCGTCGTCATCGACCACACCGGTGATGCGCTGCTCGCCGCCAACGTCGACTACCTCCTCGGCGACGGCGCCAAGCTGACCGTCGTGTCCGTCCAGGACTGGGACGACAACGCCGTCCACGTCGGCCAGCACAACGCCCTGGTCGGCCGGGACGCCACGTTCAAGTCCGTCGTCGTCACCTTCGGCGGCGACCTGGTCCGGCTCCACCCGCGCGTCGGTTACGCGGGCCCCGGCGGTGAGGCCGAGCTCTACGGCCTGTACTTCACCGAGGAGGGCCAGCACCAGGAGCACCGCCTCTTCGTCGACCACGAGGCGTCCAACTGCCGCTCCAACGTCGTCTACAAGGGCGCGCTGCAGGGCCAGGACGCACACGCGGTCTGGATCGGCGACGTCCTCATCCGGGCGTCCGCCACCGGCACGGACACCTACGAGCTCAACCGCAACCTCGTCCTCACCGACGGCGCGAGGGTCGACTCGGTCCCCAACCTGGAGATCGAGACCGGCGAGATCGTCGGCGCCGGACACGCCTCGGCGACCGGCCGCTTCGACGACGAGCAGCTGTTCTACCTGATGGCCCGCGGCATCCCGGCCGATGAGGCCCGGCGGCTGGTCGTCCGCGGCTTCTTCGCCGAGCTGGTCCAGCAGATCGGTCTCCCGGACGTCGAAGAGCGTCTGATGAGCAAGATCGAGGCCGAGCTGGAAGCGTCCTCGGCATGACGTACGTACGCGCAGCGGCGCTCAGCGAGCTGGTCGACGACACCCCCAAGCGGGTGGAGATCGACGGCACGCCGGTGTCCCTCGTCCGCACCGAGGGCGAGGTGTTCGCGATCTACGACATCTGCTCCCACGCGAACGTCTCGCTGTCCGAGGGGGAGGTGGAGGACTGCCAGATCGAGTGCTGGCTGCACGGCTCCAGCTTCGACCTCCGCACCGGCAAGCCGTCCGGCCTTCCCGCGACGCGCCCCGTCCCCGTTTACCCCGTAAAGATCGAAGGGGACGACGTGCTCGTCTCCGTCACCCAGGAGTCCTGAGTTCCCCATGGCAACGCTTGAGATCCACGACCTGCACGTCTCCGTCGAGGCCGAGAACGGCCCGCGCGAGATCCTGAAGGGCGTCGACCTGACCGTGAAGCAGGGCGAGACGCACGCCATCATGGGCCCCAACGGCTCCGGCAAGTCGACCCTCGCCTACTCCCTGGCCGGTCACCCCAAGTACACCGTCACCGGCGGCACCGTCACCCTCGACGGCGAGGACGTCCTGGAGATGTCCGTCGACGAGCGTGCGCGGGCCGGTGTCTTCCTCGCCATGCAGTACCCGGTCGAGGTGCCCGGTGTCTCCGTCTCCAACTTCCTGCGCACCTCCGCCACCGCGATGCGCGGCGAGGCCCCCAAGCTGCGGCTGTGGGTCAAGGAGGTCAAGGAGGCCATGGAGCGGCTGAACATGGACCCCGCCTTCGCCGAGCGCAACGTCAACGAGGGCTTCTCCGGCGGTGAGAAGAAGCGCCACGAGATCCTGCAGCTGGAGCTGCTCAAGCCGGCCATCGCGATCCTCGACGAGACCGACTCCGGCCTCGACGTCGACGCGCTGCGCACCGTCTCCGAGGGCGTCAACCGCGTCCGCGAGACCGGCCAGGTCGGCACCCTCCTGATCACCCACTACACGCGCATCCTGCGCTACATCAAGCCCGACCACGTCCATGTGTTCGCGAACGGCCGAATCGCCGAGTCCGGCGGTGCCGAGCTCGCCGACAAGCTGGAGGCCGAGGGCTACGAGGCGTACACGAAGGGCGGCGCTACCGCGTGACAACACTGCCGGGCCTCCTGGACACCGAGGCGATCCGCAAGGACTTCCCCCTTCTGGACCGTGTGGTCCACGACGGGAAGAAGATCGTGTATCTGGACAACGCGGCGACCTCGCAGAAGCCGCGTCAGGTCCTGGATGCGCTGAACGCCTACTACGAGCGCTACAACGCCAACGTCCACCGCGGCGTGCATGTCCTCGCCGAGGAGGCCACGGCGCTGTACGAGGGTGCCCGCGACAAGGTCGCCGCCTTCATCAACGCGCCGAGCCGCGACGAGGTGATCTTCACCAAGAACGCCTCCGAGTCGCTCAACCTCGTGGCGAACATGCTCGGCTGGGCCGACGAGCCCTACCGGGTGGACCGCGAGACCGAGATCGTCATCTCGGAGATGGAGCACCACTCCAACATCGTTCCGTGGCAGCTGCTGTCGCAGCGCACCGGCGCGAAGCTGAAGTGGTTCGGCCTGACCGACGACGGCCGTCTCGACCTCTCGAACATCGACGAGATCATCACGGACAACACTAAGATCGTCTCGTTCACCCTGGTCTCCAACCTCATGGGCACCATCAACCCGGTCGAGACGATCGTCCGGCGTGCCCAGGAGGTCGGCGCCCTGGTCTGCATCGACGCCTCGCAGGCCGCCCCGCACATGGTGCTGGACGTCCAGGCGCTGCAGGCCGACTTCGTGGCCTTCACCGGCCACAAGATGTGCGGCCCGACCGGCATCGGCGTCCTGTGGGGCCGCCAGGAGCTGCTGGAGGACCTGCCTCCGTTCCTCGGCGGCGGCGAGATGATCGAGACGGTGTCCATGCACTCCTCGACGTACGCGCCCGCCCCGCACAAGTTCGAGGCCGGTACCCCCCCGATCGCCCAGGCCGTCGGCCTCGGCGCGGCCGTGGACTACCTGTCGTCGATCGGCATGGAGCGCATCGCCGAGCACGAGCACGTCCTCACCGAGTACGCCGTCAAACGGCTGCTGGAGGTCCCCGACCTGCGCATCATCGGCCCGAGCACGGCCGAGGACCGCGGTGCGGCGATCTCCTTCACGCTCGGCGACATCCACCCGCACGACGTCGGCCAGGTGCTGGACGAGCAGGGCATCGCGGTCCGGGTCGGCCACCACTGCGCGCGGCCGGTCTGCCTGCGGTACGGAATTCCTGCGACCACGCGAGCGTCGTTCTATCTGTACTCCACGCCCGCCGAGGTCGACGCCCTGGTCGAGGGTCTGGAGCACGTACGCAACTTCTTCGGATGAGCCTGCGACGGATGAGGACTGACTGAGCCGTGAAGCTGGATTCCATGTACCAGGACGTCATCCTGGACCACTACAAGCACCCGCACGGGCGCGGTCTTCGGGACGGCGACGCCGAAGTGCACCACGTCAACCCCACCTGCGGCGACGAGATCACGCTGCGCGTGCGGCTCGACGGCGCGACGATCGAGGATGTCTCCTACGAGGGCCAGGGCTGCTCCATCAGCCAGGCCAGCGCGTCGGTGCTCAACGACCTCCTGGTCGGCAAGCCGCTCGGCGAGGCGCAGAAGATCCAGGAGACGTTTCTGGAGCTGATGCAGTCCAAGGGACAGATGGAACCGGATGACGCGATGGAGGAGGTGCTGGAGGACGCGGTGGCGTTCGCCGGCGTCTCGAAGTACCCGGCGCGTGTGAAGTGCGCCCTGCTGAGCTGGATGGCCTGGAAGGACGCCACGGCCAAGGCCCTCTCCGAGGAGGCGAAGACCGCATGACCGACACCCCGACCACCACCAAGCCGGCGACCGAGGAAGAGGTCCGCGAGGCGCTGTACGACGTCGTCGACCCCGAACTGGGCATCGACGTCGTCAATCTGGGCCTGATCTACGGCATCCACATCGACGACGCCAATATCGCCACCATCGACATGACGCTGACCTCCGCGGCCTGCCCGCTGACCGACGTCATCGAGGACCAGGCCAAGTCCGCGACGGACGGCATCGTCAGTGAACTGAAGATCAACTGGGTCTGGATGCCCCCGTGGGGCCCGGACAAGATCACCGACGACGGCCGCGAGCAGCTGCGCGCGCTGGGCTTCAACGTCTGAGCTGTACCGATGCGGCCATGCCCGCCAGTCACACTGGCGGGCATGGCCGCATCGCTGTATCGGATCGGTGTCGACGCGGGGAACGCACGGACGGGGCTGACTCACGGACGGGGCTGACTCAGAAGTGGCCGGGGATGGAACCGATCTCCTGGCACGCCTTCATCTCCTCCTCAGTGGCCTTGTAGGACCGGATCAGCACTCCTCGCTGTCCTCGTCCAGCCAGATCGTCGGCGAGTCCGTGTCAGACACCCCATGTCGTTGAAGGTCAAGCGGCATGGGGTTGGGCGTGGTGCGACCATGCGGTCGCTTCGTCGTAGCGGGTTCGTGTTTTGAGGCAGCCGTGGAGGATGCCGACGAGGCGGTTGCCGACCTGTCGCAGGGCCGGGTTGTAGTCGATGTCACGGGCGCGTTGTTTGTCGTAGTAGCGGCGGGCGCCGGGGGACGCCCGCAGGGCGCAGAACGCCTGGCGCTGGAGGGCATCGGCGAGACGGTTGTTGCGGACGTATCGGGCCTGGACGGTGCGGCTCTTGCCAGAGGCCCGGGTGACGGGGCTGGTCCCGGCATAGTTCTTGCGTGCCTTCGCGGAGGCGTAACGGGTGGGATCATCTCCGAACTCGGCGAGCACCCGGGCCCCGGTGATCTCCCCGATGCCGGGCATCGAGAGGTAGATCTCAGCGTCCGGGTGCGCGAGAAAATGCGCCTTCACCTGCTCTTCCATCCCGGTGATCTGCTCGTTCAGCGCGATGATCAGCCGCGCGTGAGCGGTCACGGCTGCCGCGTAGGCTGCGGTGACCTGCCCGGGCAGGGCGAGCTGTCGCTCGCGGAGCGCGGCCTGGATGGTGGCCGCCTTCGCGTCGCGGTTGCGTCGGCGATGCCGGGCCAGGACGGCCGTGACCTGAGTGCGGGTCAGCTTCGCCGCCGTGGCCGACGTGGGCGCCTTGATCAGCAGTTCCATGGCGTCGGAGCTGGTCAGAGTCAGGTCGGCGTAGGCGGTCAGGGCGGCGGGAAAGTACTCGCGCAGCGTGCTGCGTAGCCGCTGGAAGGTGCGGGTTCGTTCCCAGATCAGGGTCTGGTGGGCGCGGGCGACGACCTTGACGGCCTGGGCCTGGCCGCTGTCTCCGGCCACCGGCCGCAGCTGGTCGCGGTCGATGCGGACCATGTCGGCGAGCGCGTGCGCGTCACCCTTGTCGCTCTTGGCCCCCGAGGAGGCGTACCGCTCCTTGAACCGGGCCACCTGCCGGGGATTGATCGCGTAGACCTGGTAGCCGGAGGCAACCAGGGCCTGGACCCACGAGCCCCGGTCGGTCTCGATCCCGACGACCACCTCCCCAGGATCCAGCTCACCGCCGTGACGGGCGATGAGTTCGTGGAGCCTGGCGATGCCGGCGACTCCTTCGGGCAGGTTCGCGGTGGCCAGCTTGCGGCCGGCCTCGTCCTGGAGCTCGACGTCGTGGTGGTCTTCGGCCCAGTCGTCACCGATCAGCAGCAACAAACCCTCCCCAAGTGTGTTCTCGTTGCGCGTCGTAGCCTGCGGAAGGCACGGCGCGCGGCCTAATGGATCCAGTGCTCACGCCCCGCGGGGCGGGCACGCCACCCCATCAGCGGTCTGGCCTCCCGGCCACCAGCAGGGGCACGGTCTGACACCAGAACTCGACTGCTTCCGGCGGCGATAGTGCTCACCTGCTGGCGGCTACGGAACCGAGCATTCCCCGGCCCCGTAGCTCCCATTAGGCGTGTTCGGGACGATCCCGAGAACGCCCAGGACGTGAACATCGCCGGGTATGGCCAGAAGCCCGGTACCCATGCCCGGCAAAGGGAGTCGGGTTACCGGGTTATGTACGCCCGTACGCAACCATGTGTACGCTCGTACACATGGTCTACGTGACGCTGGCAGGGGCGATACTTTCCGAGATTCTGGCGACCACCGCGATGAAGTACGGCGAGGGCTTCAGCCGGCTGTGGCCGTCGGTGGGGACCGCGGTCGGGTACCTGCTCGCGTTCGCGCTGCTGGCGCAGACGCCGAAGTCGATGAGTGTGGGGACCGCGTACGCCATCTGGTCCGGGGCCGGAACGGCCGTTGTCGCGGCTATCGGGATGGTGTTTCTCGGGGAGAGCACCAGTGCGCTGAAGATTCTTGGGGTGCTGCTCGTGGTCGCCGGGGTTGTGGTGCTGAATCTGGGCGGGGCGCACTGATGGGGCGGCGGCGGTACGACCCGGAGCGGCGGCAGAGGATCATCGATGCGGCGATCGCTGTGGTGGGGGAGCGGGGGATCGCGGGGCTGAGCCATCGGTCGGTGGCCGCGGCGGCGGATGTGCCGCTGGGGTCTA includes:
- the sufU gene encoding Fe-S cluster assembly sulfur transfer protein SufU — encoded protein: MKLDSMYQDVILDHYKHPHGRGLRDGDAEVHHVNPTCGDEITLRVRLDGATIEDVSYEGQGCSISQASASVLNDLLVGKPLGEAQKIQETFLELMQSKGQMEPDDAMEEVLEDAVAFAGVSKYPARVKCALLSWMAWKDATAKALSEEAKTA
- the sufD gene encoding Fe-S cluster assembly protein SufD; the protein is MAEAQNIPLGSTTTGTIAVAAESTVATRMSAPPSYDVADFPVPHGREEEWRFTPLARLRGLHDGTAVAGGADLKIDISAPEGVTHELVGREDARVGKAGKPVDRVAAQAYSSFEKASVITVPKETVLPEPIRITVHGEGGTAFGHQVIELGAFAEAVVVIDHTGDALLAANVDYLLGDGAKLTVVSVQDWDDNAVHVGQHNALVGRDATFKSVVVTFGGDLVRLHPRVGYAGPGGEAELYGLYFTEEGQHQEHRLFVDHEASNCRSNVVYKGALQGQDAHAVWIGDVLIRASATGTDTYELNRNLVLTDGARVDSVPNLEIETGEIVGAGHASATGRFDDEQLFYLMARGIPADEARRLVVRGFFAELVQQIGLPDVEERLMSKIEAELEASSA
- a CDS encoding cysteine desulfurase — protein: MTTLPGLLDTEAIRKDFPLLDRVVHDGKKIVYLDNAATSQKPRQVLDALNAYYERYNANVHRGVHVLAEEATALYEGARDKVAAFINAPSRDEVIFTKNASESLNLVANMLGWADEPYRVDRETEIVISEMEHHSNIVPWQLLSQRTGAKLKWFGLTDDGRLDLSNIDEIITDNTKIVSFTLVSNLMGTINPVETIVRRAQEVGALVCIDASQAAPHMVLDVQALQADFVAFTGHKMCGPTGIGVLWGRQELLEDLPPFLGGGEMIETVSMHSSTYAPAPHKFEAGTPPIAQAVGLGAAVDYLSSIGMERIAEHEHVLTEYAVKRLLEVPDLRIIGPSTAEDRGAAISFTLGDIHPHDVGQVLDEQGIAVRVGHHCARPVCLRYGIPATTRASFYLYSTPAEVDALVEGLEHVRNFFG
- a CDS encoding DMT family transporter, translating into MVYVTLAGAILSEILATTAMKYGEGFSRLWPSVGTAVGYLLAFALLAQTPKSMSVGTAYAIWSGAGTAVVAAIGMVFLGESTSALKILGVLLVVAGVVVLNLGGAH
- a CDS encoding metal-sulfur cluster assembly factor, which translates into the protein MTDTPTTTKPATEEEVREALYDVVDPELGIDVVNLGLIYGIHIDDANIATIDMTLTSAACPLTDVIEDQAKSATDGIVSELKINWVWMPPWGPDKITDDGREQLRALGFNV
- a CDS encoding IS110 family RNA-guided transposase, with product MLLIGDDWAEDHHDVELQDEAGRKLATANLPEGVAGIARLHELIARHGGELDPGEVVVGIETDRGSWVQALVASGYQVYAINPRQVARFKERYASSGAKSDKGDAHALADMVRIDRDQLRPVAGDSGQAQAVKVVARAHQTLIWERTRTFQRLRSTLREYFPAALTAYADLTLTSSDAMELLIKAPTSATAAKLTRTQVTAVLARHRRRNRDAKAATIQAALRERQLALPGQVTAAYAAAVTAHARLIIALNEQITGMEEQVKAHFLAHPDAEIYLSMPGIGEITGARVLAEFGDDPTRYASAKARKNYAGTSPVTRASGKSRTVQARYVRNNRLADALQRQAFCALRASPGARRYYDKQRARDIDYNPALRQVGNRLVGILHGCLKTRTRYDEATAWSHHAQPHAA
- a CDS encoding non-heme iron oxygenase ferredoxin subunit, coding for MTYVRAAALSELVDDTPKRVEIDGTPVSLVRTEGEVFAIYDICSHANVSLSEGEVEDCQIECWLHGSSFDLRTGKPSGLPATRPVPVYPVKIEGDDVLVSVTQES
- the sufC gene encoding Fe-S cluster assembly ATPase SufC — its product is MATLEIHDLHVSVEAENGPREILKGVDLTVKQGETHAIMGPNGSGKSTLAYSLAGHPKYTVTGGTVTLDGEDVLEMSVDERARAGVFLAMQYPVEVPGVSVSNFLRTSATAMRGEAPKLRLWVKEVKEAMERLNMDPAFAERNVNEGFSGGEKKRHEILQLELLKPAIAILDETDSGLDVDALRTVSEGVNRVRETGQVGTLLITHYTRILRYIKPDHVHVFANGRIAESGGAELADKLEAEGYEAYTKGGATA